ACTGACAAGTGCCTATATATCAAGACTGTATATactgtttatatatatacatatgagcTTACTGTATATGCTCTCAAAATGTTCTATTATTTTGAGCACAAACgtcaaaaagtaaaatgtttGAACAGCAAAAGTTCCTAAAGTCATAGACATTTTatatactaaactaaactatactatatatacatacatatatgaacgtCTAACCCAAATATTGTACATTCACTCGCAATACAACTCGCTATGGACATGGGTGTAGACACCATAAGGGGTTTCCATCTCGAGAAAAGTCTATGCAAATCTTTTTAAGCGACCGAAGTTCCATTTTACAATTAACGAGAAAATCAATTGTTGAAATGTTAAACGTTTTGATACCAAATACCAGCGTGTacatactttatatggtcggagatacGTGTATATGGATATTAATCTTGGTTAGAAATGTGAAAAGTATACACGTATCactgaccatataaagtatatatattcttgatcaacacAAGTTCATATACCCATATCTCGGAATTAGCTGGATCGGATCATTAAATCGTATAGCTCCCTTAAAAACGGCAATATACATATAGCCATACCTCGGATTTAGCTGGATCGGATCACTACAAGAAGAGTGAATTTtgccaataacttcgttatttggtaagcttatattttaaaacttagtatttgtcagtttaatataccTTTTAATGACCATGCCAAATTTCATCAAGATCGAATTAACTAAGTATATAGTTTTTATAGGAACAATCTGtcgaaaaattattttgctcCTGCAAAATTTAGAACAACTTTAATGCAATTATCACCAAACTAGGTAAATAATTTACGTACAAAATAATCTACAAATCTAGAAATCGCCATGAAAATCGGATACCTAAATTTAGacttttatattataaacaGACCTACATAAGTCTgcgaaatatatatttataagatTAGGATAAGATATCAGTAAATTTGTTAATCAAGCCAAAACTGCGAAAGGATGATTATTATGAGCTAGAAAGAGATTTAGTCTATGGAATTTTGAataatatgaaattttttctAAACTTTTTCCGCTTTTAAGTTGACGTTGCATATAAGCAAATATTCATAATAAGTCTTATTAAAGCTGTTTGTGCTTATTGCCTTTCAAACATGTTATAGGAGTAAAAAATCCTATAAAAAAACTAGTATAAACTCAGTAAATAACAagttttaaaacattttcctTAATGACTCTAGTAAAACAATGCTGCCTCTGTGTAAACTTAGGAGTCAATTTAATCCCGCATAATCTAGTATGATTTAAGAATACGAATTAGAATTCCAACTGCCTACAGATGGTGTCCcctcttttatttttgctggAAACGCCTGTGACTAACTACAAAGAACAACGAAAGAAATAGAAGACAAGATGAAAACACAGCAGACAGACAGCGGCAATTGTTGCAAGacgaaaagaaaagcaaaacaagaaaacggaacagaacaataaaaatattcatttcGTTAGATTTGACTACGTCGTGAGGGCATAATTCGAATTCAAATTCATTGGCGTTGGACCAAGAGCCAGAAGCAaccacaacacacacacacacacacacattgccCTCTGAGATTGGCCGACAACAATGACGAAACTCAATTGCAGCAGCTGCCAccgcatacatatgtatgtatatgcatacaGTGGAGGCAATCAGAGAAAATAGGAAAACATTACCATTTGACCTAAGCCCCCCGCCGACCTTCCAAAACTTACCTGAAACACTGTGAGTGGCATGTGAAATTCGGAGCCGCCAGTTATTAGAAAACCCCATTTGGTATCATCCTTGGAGGCATAGGCATCCGAATCGACATCGAAGGCAGGGAAGCCATCTGTGTCGCCAATGCCGCAGGATACCTTAATAATCGGTGCCTTCTTCTTTGTCTCCGGCATTGACCAGAGTAAACCGAGTTGTTCgggcattttgttttgttaaagagcaaaagttttatttataaaacaaaaacaaatacaatcAAAGCAAATGTTTCTCTTTGTGTGACAATCTCTTTTAGTCTTTTGGTTTTAAGTTTTAtctcgtctctctctctctttttcttgggggcaaaattttcaaaagtttttttggctgtcaaaaattataaatattacttttgtttatttattttgccgGCTTTTTATATAAAGTCTTTAAcacttttttcttgtttttttttttgtttttctttaacaCTTTAAGACACTCAAAACTCCCGTTATATTATATAATCAttgcacaatttaaaaattcaattgaaaatcgattaaaattcataaaaaatctatcaactttaaacttttttagtTGCaagttttattaaataattatgaaatttatttgtttttttacaaatGTAATTTAGTTTAGCCTCTTGCAAAGGGCTTGAAATAacttaaattttgtttcttcttcttctttcaaTTCCACGCATTCAACTGCACTTGTCTGGGCCAactaaaatacattttttttcgaGAAGTTCTTTTGCCTCGTTGCATTCACGTTTCTATCccagaaaaaccaaaaaaaaaatttggttgttttctatttttttgcagtttttttataatttttctctctctctctctctctctctctgtcacttGTTGGCATTTTCTCTCATCACTGCGTAAGGAAGATCTTTGCCTGCCAAATCAATGTCTATacacttatatatgtatgtatgtacgtatatagtTCGTATTCACATCTTACACATACTCTAAATATCCAACTATACAAATCGAAAACAAACACTTGCACGTGCCTTATCACCTGTCATCTGCTACAGCCCAAACAACACGAAAAGGTGTCAAAAGCAAATGAAGCTGCGTCTCATAATTATATGGCCAGACCTAATGTTTGGTGGAAATGGGTAATAAAAATGGTGTATTGGTTAGAGGAAAGTACTAACTAAAATGAGATACTCAAAGTAACGGCCAACATTGTAGATTTTTATTGCTTTTCTAAGgaggataaaagaaaaagtttaagaattcaaaacatattttaaaaatatcttgTTTCTTTCTGAAAAGTTTTGTAGATACTTTCCCATTGGTAAATTGTTCAAAAATCACAGAATCGATGACGTAGAGGATTTGTTTAAAGATTCGTTCTTGATTATACGACGACTTCTTACAAGAATTTGCTGACCAATAAAGCAATCAATAAACAATCACCCTAAACTTTTAGGATCAATCGACTTTTAAGTCGTAATTACGTAATATCAATGAAATTTAATCAACAAATAGTGTTCTTTAAcctttttgtttgtatgttttaattaaaacgaattaaatgaaatatttttaatcaatATCACATAATAAGTGCAATTACTTTGCTTTTAACGCATGGCATTAGGTTAACACTGAGTATAATGGTAATTaccttttttgctttttataaaaacggaGCAAAGTTTTCCCATAAATAAATTGCCATGCAACTGACATGAAtcaaagcaaaagaataaGAAAAGGTGAAGCGAAGAAGGgggcataaaaaaaaaacaaaacgtcCAGACAAGAGGCTACACTTATCAGGCCCGATGACATGGCTATAGAACATCATTTTCAGGCGAAATCCCAAAAAGCAGCTGATaaggcaacacacacacacacgcacacacgaATGCACACACATTGGCCAGACACGGTTTAAAGAGGTCAGTAGCCcaataaaagtgaaatttgcaataaacaaataaccaaataaataaagagatataaatttattaacagAAATGCCATGGGAaattaagaatttttaaaaacaattttcagacaaaaactttttgttttctatgaAGACAATTAAAGCTAAAATTTGCTAAGATGAAGTCACTCCATTACCCTTTAAACCGCTCCTGCCTacccatatatatgtatatctatttcagtgaaaaaaaaaatgtcaaatgtcatgttgttttgtgttttgttttttaatttttttgtttgttattttttgctttagtTTTATTCAAAAGTTTTCTAGTATTTTATTCCACATAGGTTGTCTCGTTAGCCTCTTTGGAAGACACCTCCATCACCTCACAGCCCTGGGCATAATCCTCAATGCTGGCCTTGTCCTTGTCTGAACTTGTTTTCGCCGCCAAATCTAGAACCTCATCCACCTCGAAGTTGCCTCTCTCTGGTTCTGCATCATCTGTGCCAAATTCAGTGCTTTCGATTTCCACACTAGGTTTATCGTCTTCCTTCGACACAACCAACTGTCTTTTGCGTCGAACTGCGTTTGTTTCAGTTCTTTGTTCGGCAATTTTCAGCTTTTTATGCTCTTCCGATGAGGAAGAATCTTCAGCTGAAGTATCAACTTTCTTTTTGGTATTTTCCTTGGCTGGATCCTCCTCCGAAGAGGAACTAGAACTATCTGCTTTTGGACTGCGTTTGCCTCTGTGATGCTCATGGGCCAATTGATCTGGATGATGCAGCCCCTCACCATAAGCGGTCACAGGTGTATCATATTGATCTGGATCTGGTATAGAACGTTTTGGGCGATCTTcctcgctgctgctgccttcAGAACTTACAATTAAACTCCCTGCCTTTTGCTCCTCCTGTTCCTCTTTAATCTTTTCCTTGGCTGTATCCTCCTCCGAAGAGGAACTAGAACTATCTGCTTTTGGACTGCGCTTGCCTCTATGATGCTCAGGGTCCAAATCATATAGAAGAGGCCGCCCCTCACCATGCCATGGATCTGGTGGCGTACGTTTTGGGCGATCTTcctcgctgctgctgctgctgctgccttcaGAACTTACAATTAAACTCCCTGCCTTTTGCTCCTCCTGTTCCTCGCTGCTggaactgctgctgctgctgctgctggtcgCATCGTTTTCAGTTTCCGCCAGAGTCAGTGGTTTGGCTTGGACTAGTCCCAAAACCGCCCAGATACCTAGCAACCATATTATGCTACGCATTATGAAATTATTCTAAATTTGCTTTTTCTCGATCTTTTCTATACGACTGACTTTTATAGACTGACTGGGCCAGTCGATAGAGACTTTCTATGAAAcctttcatttatttttttcatatggCAAAATAATTATCACCTCTTGCTCTAGCTCTCTATATAGCTATCTCTGTCAGTCTTGCTCTCCCACGTctaaatgtaattaaaatatcaaattgTGACTGATAATGAAggcgaaaataaaaaaattgcagACGAAAACATAAGCATGAGCAAAATAGGGCCTAGGGTAACAAGAGACAAAACCGAAGATAATTATACACTATAAATTTTACTTATAAGATTTcgatattatttttaaagttttttttttaaaaaaagattATATCCTTTTAGAGCTAAGATAAGAATCCACAAACAACATTTCtaggaaaaatatttttataatttcattcaattgcaaaattttaacattttatagTAATGAAACGATATTGAAAATCTGAAAAATCACTAAACCATCGTTTCAagtttttaaatgaattatttaagaaaaatatgaaaaattttattgacaTTTTCAAAGCTGAGCCTTTCTAAAATTCTTCCACTTGATCCAGCAATAATCAAGGACTccaaagtaaaaagaaaaaactttaaCTAAGccaaaatgtttataaattgATAAACAAAGTGAATATACCCATTTTTGTAGTAGCattttcaaagaaataatCTAAATAAATCTTTGAATCTTTCGTTTCCAATTTTCAGACTGCGCAATTTGTGCGATTTTCGACTTGCATAATGCACGATTCATGCTAAATGCTGATAAGCTGCTCCATTCTATCACATTgcatcccatcccatcccaaCGCAGCTCAGACACAGCGCAATTTGTAATTATCGATGGCAATTCGTAGAAtgtaaataagtaaataagtTTATAAGTGGCGTCAATTGGCTTATGACAAAAcagaatataaataaaaataaataaatgaattgcaACAACTCAACGCCGGCTGAGCTAAGCCAAGTAAATTCCATTTAAGACTTTCGGCTAAATCAACCGAAAACCGACACAAAAAAGGATTCAAGGATTCTcatcttgttttttttttctttttgtcttttgaGGCTACTGAATGATAAATGTCTTTGTCGAGTCCCAAAGTTTAGTTCACAAGAACGTGAGCTGCATGTGGACTAAGTGGTAAAGGGCAGATGTCCTTTAGCTCCTTTTTTACTTTATCTGCTACGCTCTACCACTGTTATTAAAAGTCAATAAACATTTTGGGTTTAAATTTagcaagagagaaaaaaaaaatgcggAGAAGAGCTTTAAGGAGTGAGCAAATGATTGAAGTGCAAAAGAGTAAAAAGGATTTTGGCTTATTCAATATTGATTCCCAAATGTCCTCAAACATCAAAGCGCCAAAAAAGCGAGAGCAAAAAGTAAGAGCAAAAAGTAAGAGCAAAAAGCCTTATGCATAATTTAACCGAATTCACCATTCAACTCACCTTAAAGTTGTCGATtgataataaattttcaaacaaaaaactcaCTTCAAAATGCCGCAGTGGaaatcttttttgttttcttttactaTGCAAATCGAACAATGCAGTAAAGTGCCCTGAGAGGAAATCAAATAAATGGAAATAGGGGCATATTGATTTTAAGTAAAAGTTTGCGTCAAACAGGTTGATAAATTTTAATCAGGCATATATGTAAGTCATAACAAAAAGTACAtacattaaatattaaataactTCCTACACAAAGCAAGtagttaataaattttaatttttttctagattaaacacttttataacattttaaaatCTAGTAAAACTCTTCTGATATGGGAAGTGTATGACTTTAAAGCGAAAagtagtttttggtttttaaataaaaaggaatATTCCAGTCTTTAACTGGTCAAGTTAAATTCTATAGCGGAAAATTGGTTAAATCCTTTTCTATCCCaagttttattaattttattatatacCACACTTTGGTTATCTACTCACGTTTTCAATTACAAGAGTTTGACTGAAATTATAAGTTTGTGTCATAGAATAAGTTTAAAAGTGTTCTTTCTCTTaggaacaaaacaaaaaaccttgTGTTTACGaccccaaaaaaaagtttttgtcaTATATGTGGGAAAATTCTGTTTACAGACGCAAAGTTTGTGATAAAAATCTGCAAGAAAATACATATGGAGAACCCTTTGCAAGATGGTAAAATTCTAAAACGTATTAGATATATCTTAGTGGACAAATCTAATATATGTAAAGTgtataaaaacttcgttttGGGTCATAACTTGACTTAGTGGGGTTCAATGGTTTCTGTTTATGTTAATCAGACAACTGTTGCTActcaaaaacagaaacaattttgtcatatttattaaaaattaatcaatGTCATAAAGTTTAGCCATCTATCAAATTTAAAGCCACAGGTGCTACAGCAAAAGATGCCCCAAAAATTGATGTAAAcaaaatttagcaaaataCATTTAAAGGATGAGTAaaggtttttttattttatttcaaccTTAAACCGTTTTTCTTAccaatataatataaattgcACTTGTAAAtgccaaataaaatataatcaaaaatcatttaattcacaatattttcataatttaagTATATCACGTTAAAgcctttaattataaatttaattaatatgaGAAGAAAAGCGTCATCAACTCAAAATTAATATGAAACcctattattaatattataagtCATAAAATGTGTAATTTTGTTTGGGTTCGTACGAATTTGCACTTAAATTTCATAGGTTCTTACCCATTCTCTGCAAGTCTATAAAaagtgttgcctacttttagaCAGCTTggttcaaatatttaatatatttgctATAAGTGTCAAACCCAAACTAAACACATATAAAGtacataaaaaacaacaacacacacatgtaaaacactacaaaaaaataaaaataaaaaaacaaaaaaaaacaataaaaaaacaaaaaaataaaaaaaaaactgtaaaactaaaaaaactcaaaaaaaaagagagccaTGGCTTCATCGGAAGAATTTTCAGCAGTTTCTTCAGATTATCAAAGCGTTGGAACAGAAGAATCACTAGCTATTAAGGCGATATTAGCAGAGAAAACAAATGAAGAGCTACAGGAAAATGTCAATGAAAATGTGGAAATGTCATCTAAACAGACAGAACAGAATGTCATATAGAGCAGACAAAACAGTCTGAAATTGAAATGGCGACAAACGAAGTGCCAGAAAAACGCGTGGATGTGGATAAATTTGATGTTATTGTAATTGCTCCTGATGAACAAAATGCAACTGTCACCAAAGAGGTAGATCCCACCACTGCAAATAGTTCAAGTAGTACAAGATCATCACTACAGCCAGAGAAGCAGCGCAGTCACCACCGACGCCTAACCAAATCTGTATCAAGTGTGGTCTTTGAAAACACAGTAGAAACCGCCCAAGATCTTGAGGTAGAGGaagataataatgatgatgatgaacgAAAAGATACCATAAGAAGTATTGATAGTAGAGATAAATATGAAGCAGAACGCCGCAACGAATATCGACCGCGTCACAAACGTATTTTAGATCGTGACTATGAAGATGCCATTATCCAGGAGTTAGACGttgacgacgatgacgacgacgaatTCGATTTTGATAACAATGCGTTGTTTGATGATGACTCAGAATCATATGCCTCACTCAACGTAGACCCATCGCATGAttccataaaaatgaaaacagaTTTCTTGAATAATTTTGTCTTTCCACCATTTGAAGATTTCGCCGTACAAGAACATGTATCGCCAA
The nucleotide sequence above comes from Drosophila willistoni isolate 14030-0811.24 chromosome 2L unlocalized genomic scaffold, UCI_dwil_1.1 Seg72.1, whole genome shotgun sequence. Encoded proteins:
- the LOC6646217 gene encoding nucleolin 1 isoform X2 translates to MRSIIWLLGIWAVLGLVQAKPLTLAETENDATSSSSSSSSSSEEQEEQKAGSLIVSSEGSSSEEDRPKRSIPDPDQYDTPVTAYGEGLHHPDQLAHEHHRGKRSPKADSSSSSSEEDPAKENTKKKVDTSAEDSSSSEEHKKLKIAEQRTETNAVRRKRQLVVSKEDDKPSVEIESTEFGTDDAEPERGNFEVDEVLDLAAKTSSDKDKASIEDYAQGCEVMEVSSKEANETTYVE
- the LOC6646217 gene encoding suppressor protein SRP40 isoform X1 gives rise to the protein MRSIIWLLGIWAVLGLVQAKPLTLAETENDATSSSSSSSSSSEEQEEQKAGSLIVSSEGSSSSSSEEDRPKRTPPDPWHGEGRPLLYDLDPEHHRGKRSPKADSSSSSSEEDTAKEKIKEEQEEQKAGSLIVSSEGSSSEEDRPKRSIPDPDQYDTPVTAYGEGLHHPDQLAHEHHRGKRSPKADSSSSSSEEDPAKENTKKKVDTSAEDSSSSEEHKKLKIAEQRTETNAVRRKRQLVVSKEDDKPSVEIESTEFGTDDAEPERGNFEVDEVLDLAAKTSSDKDKASIEDYAQGCEVMEVSSKEANETTYVE